A genomic region of Raphanus sativus cultivar WK10039 chromosome 6, ASM80110v3, whole genome shotgun sequence contains the following coding sequences:
- the LOC130496874 gene encoding transcription factor MYB28-like: MSRKPCCVGEGLKKGAWTTEEDKKLISYIHEHGEGGWRDIPQKAGLKRCGKSCRLRWTNYLKPEIKRGEFSSEEEQIIIMLHAARGNKWSVIARHLPRRTDNEIKNYWNTHLKKRLIDQGIDPVTHKPLASNTNPTVTTTATTQPGSLHSLDASSPDDQYPRSTSMPSMSLPISSGLNTVSEITTNDGTPVKGDSLSCKKSIKKSSSTSRLLNKVAAKATSIKDILSATTIPYGSFSNGFPEQSPNEEDSSKALVDLDPFSQSLLYTEHEIHATSDLDMDQGYDFSYFLEKIGRDDHHNEEHDTNVEYGHDLLMSDVSQEVSSTSVDDQGNMIGNFEGWSSYLLDHAGYMYDTDYDLLEKQII; the protein is encoded by the exons ATGTCAAGAAAACCATGTTGTGTCGGAGAAGGGCTGAAGAAAGGGGCATGGACCACCGAGGAAGACAAGAAACTCATCTCTTACATCCACGAGCATGGAGAAGGTGGCTGGCGCGACATTCCCCAAAAAGCTG GGTTGAAAAGGTGTGGAAAGAGTTGTAGACTACGATGGACTAACTACCTAAAACCTGAGATCAAAAGAGGCGAGTTTAGTTCGGAGGAGGAACAAATAATCATCATGCTCCATGCTGCTCGTGGCAACAA GTGGTCGGTCATAGCAAGACATTTACCAAGGAGAACCGACAATGAGATCAAGAATTACTGGAACACGCATCTCAAGAAACGTCTGATCGACCAGGGTATTGACCCCGTGACTCACAAGCCACTAGCTTCTAATACTAACCCTACTGTCACCACCACCGCGACTACGCAGCCTGGGAGCTTGCATTCCCTAGATGCATCTAGTCCCGACGACCAATACCCCCGGTCGACTTCAATGCCTTCCATGTCTCTTCCTATTTCCTCCGGCTTAAACACAGTATCCGAGATCACCACAAATGATGGGACACCAGTTAAGGGAGATTCCTTGAGTTGCAAGAAAAGTATTAAGAAATCGAGCTCTACATCAAGGCTTTTAAACAAAGTTGCTGCTAAAGCAACTTCCATCAAAGATATCTTGAGTGCTACTACAATACCATATGGGAGCTTTTCCAATGGCTTCCCTGAGCAGAGTCCCAATGAAGAAGATAGTTCCAAGGCACTCGTTGACTTGGATCCCTTTTCCCAATCATTGTTGTACACTGAGCACGAGATACATGCTACTTCTGATCTTGATATGGATCAGGGTTATGATTTCTCATATTTTCTCGAGAAAATCGGGAGAGATGATCACCACAACGAGGAGCACGACACGAATGTTGAGTATGGTCATGATCTTCTTATGTCCGATGTGTCCCAAGAAGTCTCATCAACTAGCGTTGATGATCAAGGCAATATGATTGGAAACTTCGAGGGTTGGTCAAGTTATCTTCTTGACCATGCTGGTTATATGTATGACACGGACTATGATTTGCTCGAGAAGCAAATcatatga